Proteins from one Sabethes cyaneus chromosome 2, idSabCyanKW18_F2, whole genome shotgun sequence genomic window:
- the LOC128738158 gene encoding retinoblastoma-binding protein 5 homolog has translation MNLQLLESFGQNYPEEFDGSLDCISLAVTCAFNKYGTLLAVGCNDGRIVVWDFLTRGIAKIISAHVHPVCSLCWSRNGHKLLSASTDNNVCIWDVLSGDCEHKYRFPSPILKVQFHPRNDNKFLVCPMRYAAVLVDIGGKHQCLPLDNDGDLNIVASFDRRGEHIYSGNAKGKILVLNSNTLEIVASFKIAVGTSSATAVKSIEFARRGEAFLVNTSDRVIRVYDSKEVVTCGKEGEPEPIQKLQDLVNKTTWKKCCFSGDGEYICAGSARQHALYVWEKSIGNLVKILHGTKGELLLDVVWHPVRPIIASISSGLVSIWAQNQVENWSAFAPDFKELDENVEYEERESEFDITDEDKSVDLAAESKHDEEVEVDVVSAEPIAAFCSSDEEYEDENALQFLPMAPEVEDPEDGWGSQDNSESLLTGFNNNPTEHDPLSMKENEPSSKKRKASLYDITLDNAPIEDVHPLLQNKANKDKATAANKKAAGRPRK, from the exons ATGAACTTGCAGTTACTAG AATCATTCGGCCAGAACTACCCGGAAGAATTCGACGGTTCGCTGGACTGTATCTCGCTAGCGGTTACATGTGCTTTCAACAAGTACGGAACGCTGCTTGCCGTAGGTTGCAACGATGGTCGGATAGTGGTGTGGGACTTCCTGACGAGAGGTATCGCCAAGATCATTTCCGCTCACGTTCATCCGGTGTGCAGTTTGTGCTGGTCCCGAAACGGTCACAAGCTGCTGTCAGCGTCTACGGATAATAATGTGTGCATCTGGGATGTACTGAGCGGTGACTGCGAACACAAGTACCGGTTTCCGTCGCCGATTCTGAAGGTTCAGTTTCATCCGAGGAATGATAATAAATTTCTGGTCTGTCCCATGCGCTATGCTGCCGTGCTGGTCGACATCGGGGGTAAACATCAGTGTTTGCCGTTGGATAATGAT GGGGACTTGAACATAGTAGCTTCATTTGACCGAAGGGGCGAGCATATCTATTCGGGCAATGCTAAAGGAAAGATTCTCGTACTTAATTCTAATACTCTGGAGATTGTTGCAAGTTTTAAAATTGCTGTAGGAACTTCAAGTGCAACTGCGGTGAAAAGTATAGAATTCGCGAGAAGGGGAGA AGCATTTTTGGTAAACACATCCGATCGTGTCATCCGGGTATACGATTCGAAAGAGGTTGTAACctgcggaaaggaaggggagcCAGAACCGATTCAGAAGCTTCAAGATCTTGTGAACAA AACCACATGGAAAAAATGTTGTTTCTCAGGAGATGGTGAGTATATTTGTGCTGGGAGTGCTCGGCAACATGCCCTTTATGTTTGGGAGAAGTCTATCGGAAATCTTGTAAAGATTTTACACGGAACAAAGGGAGAACTTCTGTTGGATGTTGTTTGGCATCCAGTTCGACCAATCATAGCTAGTATTAGTTCTGGATTGGTTTCAATCTGGGCTCAAAATCAGGTGGAAAATTGGTCCGCATTTGCGCCAGACTTCAAAGAACTGGACGAAAACGTTGAGTATGAAGAGCGCGAGTCGGAGTTCGATATTACGGATGAGGATAAATCAGTCGATCTTGCTGCGGAATCTAAGCACGATGAAGAAGTTGAGGTTGACGTTGTTTCTGCGGAACCGATAGCGGCATTTTGTTCCTCGGATGAAGAATACGAAGACGAGAATGCCCTCCAATTTCTACCAATGGCTCCGGAAGTGGAAGATCCAGAGGACGGTTGGGGTTCTCAGGATAATTCAGAATCACTACTCACTGGTTTCAATAATAATCCAACCGAACATGACCCGCTTTCGATGAAGGAAAATGAACCTTCCTCCAAGAAACGTAAGGCCAGTTTGTATGACATTACGTTGGATAATGCTCCAATTGAAG ACGTGCATCCTCTGCTACAGAATAAAGCAAATAAGGATAAAGCGACAGCCGCCAATAAAAAGGCAGCCGGACGGCCCAGAAAGTGA